In a genomic window of Phalacrocorax aristotelis chromosome 8, bGulAri2.1, whole genome shotgun sequence:
- the CHST8 gene encoding carbohydrate sulfotransferase 8, with translation MRLTCMFSFILLFGAAGLVVFIHLQDPEEIVHQQTAGIKYNMGFQQPKKDCVSSNNQDRRLRKNTADGVATVKQGDSLHLPENVPTKLQSTHRRQSSIMFAMKDHEKGEEINSIRLHKRRRRFIIKKSPILISMNSSIFNPPTIKSEDRNKWKSLYQIQRERKRIMRETCSKYKSNNRRIITPYHVSRIFVEDKYRVLYCEVPKAGCSNWKRVLMVLNGLASSTKDIQHNTVHYGNYLKRLDGFDHKGIYHRLNTYTKMLFIREPFEKLVSAFRDKFEHPNNYYHPVFGKAIISRYRVNATKEALRTGSGVKFKEFIQYLLDVHRPVGMDIHWDHVNRLCSPCLIDYDFVGKFESMEEDANFFLHLIGAPQNLTFPKFKDRHSNEERTTTKITQQYFAELSPSQRQRSYDFYYMDYLMFNYSKPFEDLY, from the exons gGATAAAATATAACATGGGATTCCAGCAACcaaaaaaa GACTGTGTTTCCAGCAATAATCAGGATagaagattaagaaaaaatactgcagacGGAGTAGCAACTGTAAAGCAGGGTGATTCATTACACCTACCTGAAAATGTGCCCACTAAGCTTCAAAGCACACACAGAAGGCAAAGCAGTATAATGTTTGCAATGAAAGATCACGAGAAAGgtgaagaaattaattccatCAGGCTCCATAAACGGAGGAGGAGATTTATAATTAAGAAGAGCCCAATTCTGATTTCCATGAACAGCTCCATCTTCAACCCGCCCACAATTAAATCTGAGGacagaaacaagtggaaaagtCTCTATCAGAtccaaagagaaagaaagcGGATAATGAGGGAAACTTGTTCTAAATACAAGAGTAATAATAGAAGAATAATCACTCCTTACCATGTTTCTAGAATATTTGTAGAAGATAAATATAGAGTTTTATACTGCGAAGTACCAAAAGCTGGCTGCTCTAACTGGAAGCGTGTGCTCATGGTTCTTAACGGGCTGGCTTCTTCCACAAAAGATATACAGCACAACACAGTGCACTATGGAAACTATTTAAAAAGGCTGGATGGCTTTGATCACAAAGGAATTTATCATAGGCTCAACACTTATACGAAGATGCTTTTCATTCGTGAACCTTTTGAAAAGCTGGTATCTGCATTTCGGGACAAATTTGAACACCCAAACAATTACTACCACCCGGTTTTTGGAAAAGCCATCATTTCCAGATACCGTGTCAATGCCACCAAAGAAGCATTAAGGACAGGCTCTGGAGTAAAATTTAAAGAGTTCATTCAGTACCTCCTGGACGTACATAGGCCTGTGGGTATGGATATCCACTGGGATCATGTCAACAGGCTTTGCAGCCCATGTTTAATAGACTACGACTTTGTTGGGAAATTTGAAAGTATGGAAGAAGATGCAAACTTCTTCCTCCACTTAATTGGTGCTCCACAAAATTTAACTTTCCCCAAGTTTAAAGACAGGCACTCCAATGAAGAAAGAACTACCACTAAAATTACTCAACAGTATTTTGCAGAGCTTTCTCCTTCTCAACGACAACGAAGCTATGACTTTTACTATATGGATTATTTGATGTTTAACTACTCAAAACCTTTTGAAGATTTATATTGA